The following proteins are co-located in the Pseudomonas synxantha genome:
- a CDS encoding endonuclease/exonuclease/phosphatase family protein — translation MRRWRTERAVGLHDPQVNEHHLESTGLPPDSRLRLLSFNIQVGISTEKYRHYLTRGWQHLLPHNGRAGNLQKIGTLLNDFDLVALQEADGGSMRSGYINQVEHLAQLGAFPYWYQQLNRNLGRLAQHSNGVLSRLKPTAIEDHPLPGPKGRGAILVRFGEGPEALVVVMMHLALGGRTRNLQLAYVRDMIGNYKHQVLMGDMNTHANDLLQNSPLRDLGLLAPQVEATFPSWRPQRCLDHILLSPTLTLESVQVLAQPISDHLPVAVEIRLPGSLTADAFPALSPGTSGPLA, via the coding sequence ATGCGCCGCTGGCGTACCGAACGCGCTGTTGGCTTGCATGACCCGCAGGTCAACGAGCACCACCTGGAGTCCACGGGGCTGCCGCCGGACAGCCGTCTGCGCCTGCTCAGCTTCAATATCCAGGTCGGTATCAGTACCGAGAAGTACCGGCACTACCTTACCCGTGGCTGGCAACACCTGCTGCCCCACAATGGTCGGGCCGGTAACCTGCAGAAAATCGGCACCCTGCTCAACGACTTCGACCTGGTCGCCTTGCAGGAAGCCGATGGCGGCAGCATGCGCTCCGGTTATATCAATCAGGTGGAACACCTTGCCCAGCTCGGTGCTTTCCCTTATTGGTACCAACAACTCAACCGCAACCTCGGGCGCCTGGCGCAGCACAGCAATGGCGTGCTCAGCCGCCTGAAGCCCACCGCCATCGAAGATCATCCGTTACCAGGCCCCAAAGGGCGCGGGGCGATCCTCGTGCGTTTCGGCGAAGGCCCGGAGGCCTTGGTGGTGGTGATGATGCACCTGGCGCTCGGCGGCCGCACGCGCAACCTGCAACTGGCCTACGTGCGTGACATGATTGGCAACTACAAGCATCAGGTGCTGATGGGTGACATGAACACCCATGCCAATGACCTGTTGCAGAATTCCCCGCTGCGCGACCTCGGACTATTGGCGCCGCAAGTCGAGGCCACGTTCCCCAGCTGGCGCCCACAGCGTTGTCTTGATCATATTTTGCTCAGCCCGACCCTTACGCTCGAAAGCGTGCAGGTACTGGCGCAACCTATTTCCGATCACCTGCCGGTCGCGGTAGAGATTCGTCTGCCGGGTTCGCTCACGGCTGATGCGTTCCCCGCATTGAGCCCAGGCACCAGCGGACCCCTTGCATGA
- a CDS encoding ATP-binding protein → MKLAMKLRTRLFLSISALITVALLGLILGLVSVMQMAKTQESLIRSNFITLDLGLKLRQSLGDQLIMMLEKRPDPEALQASKRHYFELLDEGVAHEQLDGRSYGFSQARTDYQNLLEAFDQSQQASPPAGSKEKLTATFNVLRNGLIADHKRALENISTSEHKSRERALLIASLLGLVGLAVLIIGFVTAHGIARRFGGPIEALAKAADKIGQGDFEVTLPISSAAEMNQLTRRFGIMAEALRQHQATNVDELLAGQQRLQAVLDSIDDGLLMIDRQGRLEHLNPVAQRQLGWDEERLGQGLGEALGRAEMDEQLQLVLRGGNLERAPDDLEVEVEGELRLLTYSLTPVSHTQGHILGAVMVLHDVTEQRAFERVRSEFVLRASHELRTPVTGMHMAFGLFRERAKFPADSREADLLDTVNEEMQRLMQLINDLLNFSRYQNGLQKLTLGACDVTDLLEHARARFVEPANAQSIELLVETQPDLPRLYADQVQLERVLDNLLGNALRHTAEGGQIRLQARRHGERVIISVEDNGEGIAYGQQGRIFEPFVQVGRKKGGAGLGLALCKEIVQLHGGRMGVYSRPGQGTQFYMALPL, encoded by the coding sequence ATGAAGCTCGCGATGAAACTGCGCACTCGGTTATTCCTGAGTATCTCAGCGCTGATCACCGTGGCCTTGCTGGGGTTGATCCTGGGCTTGGTCAGCGTCATGCAAATGGCCAAGACCCAGGAATCACTGATCCGCAGCAACTTCATCACTCTGGACCTGGGGCTCAAGTTGCGCCAGAGCCTGGGCGACCAACTGATCATGATGCTGGAGAAACGACCCGACCCCGAGGCCCTGCAAGCCTCCAAGCGCCACTATTTCGAGCTGCTGGACGAAGGCGTCGCCCATGAGCAGCTCGATGGAAGAAGCTATGGTTTCAGCCAGGCACGGACCGATTACCAGAACCTGCTCGAGGCGTTTGACCAATCTCAACAAGCCTCACCACCTGCAGGCAGCAAGGAAAAGCTGACTGCAACCTTCAACGTGTTGCGCAACGGTCTGATCGCCGATCACAAGCGGGCGTTGGAAAACATCAGCACCAGCGAGCATAAATCCCGTGAGCGGGCGTTATTGATCGCCAGCCTCCTGGGACTGGTGGGGCTTGCGGTGCTGATCATCGGCTTCGTCACGGCCCATGGCATCGCACGGCGTTTCGGTGGCCCCATCGAGGCGCTCGCCAAGGCCGCCGACAAGATCGGTCAGGGCGATTTCGAGGTTACGCTGCCTATCTCTTCGGCGGCGGAAATGAATCAGTTGACCCGCCGTTTCGGCATCATGGCCGAAGCATTGCGCCAACATCAGGCCACCAATGTTGATGAGTTGCTGGCCGGTCAGCAGCGCCTGCAAGCGGTACTCGACAGTATCGATGACGGCTTGCTGATGATTGATCGCCAAGGCCGCCTTGAGCACCTCAACCCCGTCGCACAGCGCCAACTGGGCTGGGATGAGGAACGACTCGGACAAGGCCTGGGGGAAGCCCTGGGCCGTGCGGAAATGGATGAACAACTGCAACTGGTGCTGCGCGGCGGTAATCTGGAGCGTGCGCCGGACGACCTGGAGGTGGAAGTCGAGGGCGAGCTGCGTCTGCTGACCTACAGCCTGACGCCGGTCAGCCATACACAGGGGCATATTCTCGGCGCGGTGATGGTGCTGCATGACGTCACCGAACAACGCGCCTTCGAGCGGGTGCGCAGCGAGTTCGTGCTGCGCGCCTCCCATGAGCTGCGCACGCCGGTGACCGGCATGCACATGGCCTTCGGCCTGTTTCGCGAACGGGCCAAATTCCCGGCGGATTCCCGCGAAGCGGACCTGCTGGATACGGTCAATGAAGAAATGCAGCGCCTGATGCAGCTGATCAACGACCTGCTCAATTTCTCGCGCTACCAGAACGGCCTGCAAAAACTCACCCTTGGGGCCTGCGATGTGACCGACCTGCTGGAGCACGCACGGGCCCGGTTCGTCGAGCCTGCCAACGCGCAGAGCATTGAGTTGCTGGTGGAAACCCAGCCAGACTTACCGCGCCTGTATGCCGACCAGGTGCAACTGGAGCGTGTGCTCGACAATCTGCTGGGCAACGCCCTGCGCCATACCGCCGAAGGCGGGCAGATTCGCCTGCAGGCGCGACGTCATGGCGAGCGGGTGATTATCAGCGTTGAAGATAACGGCGAAGGCATTGCCTATGGCCAGCAAGGACGTATCTTCGAGCCTTTTGTGCAGGTCGGCCGCAAGAAAGGCGGGGCGGGCCTGGGGTTGGCACTGTGCAAGGAGATCGTGCAACTGCACGGCGGCCGCATGGGTGTGTATTCACGGCCGGGGCAGGGCACGCAGTTCTATATGGCGCTGCCGTTGTAG
- a CDS encoding N-acetylmuramoyl-L-alanine amidase has protein sequence MKSLYIAFAFLLLTGCASGPRLNTSHPSVNHDNRIQFVVVHYTSANLERSLALLTHGQVSSHYLIGDDASGTIYKLVDESQRAWHAGESEWMGRTWLNSSSIGIEIVNPGFSDTPTGRVWYPYSEAQVKSLIVLLKDISKRNGIDPKNIIGHSDIAPLRKLDPGPLFPWKRLAAEGLAVWPDAQAVARFQVQYAAQLPSITWFQEELARLGYQTPQTGELDVATRHVIAAFQMRFRPSLFDGTPDAESAAILRALNQR, from the coding sequence ATGAAATCTTTGTATATCGCTTTTGCGTTTCTGCTGCTCACCGGCTGCGCCAGCGGCCCGCGCCTGAACACCAGCCATCCTTCGGTGAACCACGACAACCGCATACAGTTCGTTGTCGTGCATTACACCTCCGCCAACCTTGAACGCTCCCTGGCGTTGTTGACCCATGGACAGGTCAGCAGCCATTACCTGATCGGCGACGACGCCTCAGGCACCATCTACAAGCTGGTGGATGAAAGCCAGCGCGCCTGGCATGCCGGTGAAAGTGAGTGGATGGGGCGCACCTGGCTCAACTCCAGCTCCATCGGCATTGAGATCGTCAACCCAGGGTTCAGCGATACGCCGACGGGCCGTGTGTGGTACCCGTATTCCGAAGCGCAGGTAAAGTCACTGATCGTGCTGCTCAAGGACATCAGCAAGCGTAATGGCATTGACCCCAAGAACATCATTGGGCATAGCGATATTGCCCCGCTGCGCAAGCTGGACCCGGGCCCGTTGTTCCCTTGGAAGCGCTTGGCCGCGGAAGGCCTCGCTGTCTGGCCGGATGCCCAGGCGGTGGCCCGATTCCAGGTGCAGTACGCCGCACAGCTGCCAAGCATTACCTGGTTCCAGGAAGAATTGGCTCGCCTGGGCTACCAGACGCCGCAGACCGGGGAGCTGGATGTAGCCACGCGCCATGTGATCGCAGCGTTCCAGATGCGCTTTCGTCCATCACTGTTCGACGGCACCCCGGATGCTGAAAGCGCTGCGATCCTGCGGGCCCTGAACCAGCGCTGA
- a CDS encoding c-type cytochrome: MNKLIVSLLLTLGITGAAVAAEGPVKGDATAGQAKAAVCGACHGPDGNSPAPNFPKLAGQGERYLSKQMHDIKDGKRTVLEMTGLLTNLNDQDLADLAAYFASQKGSVGAADPKLVARGEKLFRGGDLEKGLPACTGCHSPNGAGNATAGFPHLSGQHAQYIAKQLTDFRKEEAGRANDGDAMTMRTIARKLSDEDIAAVSSYIQGLH, from the coding sequence ATGAACAAACTGATCGTGAGTCTGCTGTTGACCTTGGGCATCACAGGCGCTGCCGTCGCTGCAGAGGGCCCCGTCAAAGGTGATGCCACTGCCGGTCAAGCGAAGGCCGCCGTGTGTGGTGCCTGCCACGGGCCGGATGGCAACAGCCCGGCGCCGAACTTTCCCAAACTGGCGGGCCAGGGTGAACGCTACCTGAGCAAGCAGATGCACGACATCAAGGATGGCAAGCGCACGGTGCTGGAAATGACCGGTTTGCTGACCAACCTCAACGATCAGGACCTGGCGGACCTCGCGGCGTATTTTGCCAGCCAGAAAGGCAGTGTGGGAGCTGCTGATCCTAAACTGGTGGCTCGCGGAGAGAAGCTGTTCCGTGGCGGCGATCTGGAAAAGGGCCTGCCTGCCTGCACGGGTTGCCACTCGCCGAACGGCGCTGGTAATGCAACGGCTGGTTTTCCGCATTTGAGTGGCCAGCACGCTCAATACATTGCCAAGCAGTTGACCGATTTCCGTAAGGAAGAAGCCGGCCGGGCCAACGATGGCGACGCGATGACCATGCGTACCATCGCTCGCAAGCTGAGTGACGAAGACATTGCAGCCGTCTCCAGCTACATCCAGGGCCTGCATTAA
- a CDS encoding GGDEF domain-containing protein: MSDDAQRWKEKYLKSIEQQDKLERRWAARLDLLRRGLVRSTLAAEGTDRAVDQCMKEMRDVVRTDDMDAALAALLPRLEKAVLDSEQRRETRVDQISTALTALVAQLQKLPLPREVARPLKTFAKQLDGRVGQAREIPLLLSELSSLQGQALNNLEPESETARPGPGLLQRLFGSKDASSEAPEADVAPLSPPEVSPSKPVVPKPVPEPQKPTQSEELTQALRAFAPAPQTPVAFKPEAVAQAKVEEASSDTFVFEAPAQGQPTVATAPVIEPDVQEPPIAEPAHESALAAFIEAPQVQVDIPDETTIGSLSLPPVLESPEPDDLQSGGIYALPDSPEPSYSSVAKHIEDTLLGLLEDLSLPERHRPQAEAMRERLAHGLNWYELLPILDDLAVLMLAITDSGQHEFEAYLKQLNERLEAFQGHLQVASEDHADSSLAARKLDTQIREQVDGLQSSVQDAADLDSLKQVLESHLEGLLGTMDAHQQQRDQREQEVAARLKGLAERVANMEQEALGYREHLEVQRQKALLDPLTGLPNRAAWSERLDYEVNAWHQRGNSLSLAMLDLDHFKRINDGYGHLAGDKVLKIIANVLSKRLRPTDFIARFGGEEFVLLMPDSTLADALAVGEVLRGAIASCPFHFKGEPVTITVSMGVAQFQPGERSDLALKRADGALYKAKAAGRNQVQAA, translated from the coding sequence ATGAGCGACGACGCCCAGCGTTGGAAAGAGAAATACCTCAAGAGCATCGAGCAGCAGGACAAGCTCGAACGCCGCTGGGCTGCCCGCCTCGACCTGCTGCGCCGCGGGCTGGTACGCAGCACGCTGGCTGCTGAAGGCACCGATCGCGCCGTCGATCAATGCATGAAGGAAATGCGTGACGTCGTGCGTACCGACGATATGGACGCTGCCCTCGCCGCCTTGCTGCCACGCCTGGAAAAGGCCGTGCTCGATTCCGAGCAGCGTCGCGAAACCCGGGTCGACCAGATCAGCACCGCGCTCACCGCCTTGGTTGCCCAGTTGCAAAAGCTCCCCCTGCCCCGCGAGGTGGCGCGGCCGCTGAAAACCTTCGCCAAGCAGCTCGATGGCCGCGTCGGGCAAGCGCGGGAGATACCACTGCTGCTCAGTGAGCTGAGCAGCCTGCAAGGGCAGGCGCTGAACAACCTGGAGCCTGAGAGCGAAACCGCGCGTCCGGGGCCGGGCCTGCTGCAGCGTTTGTTTGGTAGTAAAGACGCCTCGAGTGAAGCCCCAGAGGCTGACGTCGCGCCGCTGTCTCCACCAGAAGTATCGCCGTCAAAGCCTGTTGTGCCAAAACCGGTGCCTGAGCCCCAAAAGCCCACGCAATCGGAAGAACTGACACAAGCCTTGCGTGCCTTTGCGCCAGCGCCGCAAACACCCGTCGCCTTTAAGCCAGAGGCTGTTGCGCAGGCCAAGGTGGAAGAGGCCAGCAGTGACACATTTGTATTCGAGGCCCCCGCTCAAGGGCAACCTACGGTAGCGACTGCGCCAGTAATTGAGCCCGACGTGCAGGAGCCACCGATTGCGGAGCCTGCGCATGAAAGTGCACTCGCCGCCTTTATCGAAGCACCGCAGGTTCAAGTAGACATACCCGATGAAACCACCATCGGCAGCCTGTCTCTGCCGCCCGTGCTGGAAAGCCCCGAGCCAGACGACCTGCAATCAGGCGGGATATACGCCCTGCCTGATTCGCCCGAACCGTCCTACAGCTCGGTGGCCAAGCACATCGAAGACACTTTACTCGGCTTGCTGGAAGACTTGTCGCTGCCCGAGCGTCACCGGCCCCAGGCCGAGGCCATGCGTGAGCGCCTCGCCCATGGCCTGAACTGGTACGAACTGCTGCCGATCCTCGATGACTTGGCGGTGCTGATGTTGGCGATCACTGACAGCGGCCAGCATGAGTTCGAGGCTTATCTCAAGCAGCTCAACGAGCGCCTCGAGGCATTCCAGGGCCATCTGCAGGTCGCCAGCGAAGATCACGCCGATAGCAGCCTGGCTGCGCGGAAGCTGGATACGCAGATCCGTGAACAGGTCGACGGGCTGCAAAGCAGCGTGCAGGACGCCGCCGATCTGGACAGCCTCAAGCAAGTGCTCGAAAGCCACCTCGAAGGCTTGCTCGGCACCATGGACGCCCATCAGCAGCAGCGCGACCAGCGCGAACAGGAAGTGGCCGCACGCCTCAAAGGCCTGGCGGAGCGGGTGGCCAACATGGAACAGGAAGCCCTGGGTTACCGCGAGCACTTGGAAGTGCAGCGCCAGAAGGCCTTGCTCGACCCGCTCACTGGCTTGCCCAACCGAGCCGCGTGGAGCGAGCGCCTCGATTATGAGGTCAACGCCTGGCATCAGCGTGGAAACAGCCTCTCGCTCGCCATGCTCGACCTGGATCACTTCAAGCGTATCAACGACGGCTACGGTCACCTGGCGGGCGACAAGGTCTTGAAGATCATTGCCAATGTGCTGAGCAAGCGCCTGCGGCCCACCGACTTCATCGCACGCTTCGGCGGCGAAGAGTTCGTGCTGCTGATGCCCGATTCAACCTTGGCGGATGCCTTGGCCGTGGGTGAGGTGTTGCGCGGCGCCATCGCCTCCTGCCCGTTCCACTTCAAGGGCGAACCGGTGACGATCACGGTATCCATGGGCGTGGCGCAGTTTCAGCCCGGCGAGCGCAGCGACCTGGCACTCAAGCGCGCCGACGGAGCGCTGTATAAGGCGAAGGCGGCGGGACGGAACCAGGTACAGGCGGCATAA
- the dsbA gene encoding thiol:disulfide interchange protein DsbA, translating to MRNLILSAALVTASLFGMTAQAADVPLEAGKTYVELSNPVPVSVPGKIEVVELFWYGCPHCYAFEPTINPWAEKLPSDVNFKRIPAMFGGPWDAHGQLFLTLEAMGVEHKVHNAVFEAIQKQGKRLTKPEEMADFVATQGVDKDKFVATFNSFAIQGQIKQAKELAQKYGVQGVPTLIVNGKYRFDLGSTGGPEQTLNVADQLIAKERAAK from the coding sequence ATGCGTAATCTGATCCTCAGCGCCGCTCTCGTCACTGCCAGCCTCTTCGGCATGACCGCGCAAGCAGCCGATGTGCCGCTTGAAGCCGGTAAAACCTATGTCGAACTGAGCAATCCGGTTCCAGTATCGGTGCCAGGCAAGATCGAAGTAGTGGAGCTGTTCTGGTACGGCTGCCCGCATTGCTACGCCTTTGAGCCGACCATCAATCCCTGGGCTGAGAAACTGCCTTCGGACGTGAACTTCAAGCGCATTCCGGCCATGTTCGGCGGCCCATGGGATGCCCACGGCCAACTGTTCCTGACCCTGGAAGCCATGGGTGTGGAGCACAAGGTCCACAACGCCGTCTTCGAAGCGATCCAGAAACAAGGCAAGCGCCTGACCAAGCCAGAAGAAATGGCTGACTTCGTCGCCACCCAGGGTGTCGACAAGGACAAGTTCGTGGCCACCTTCAACTCCTTCGCCATCCAGGGCCAGATCAAGCAGGCCAAGGAACTTGCACAGAAGTACGGCGTGCAAGGCGTTCCGACCCTGATCGTCAACGGCAAGTACCGTTTCGACCTGGGCTCTACCGGTGGTCCTGAGCAGACCCTCAATGTCGCTGACCAGCTGATCGCCAAAGAGCGGGCAGCCAAGTAA